One region of Brachybacterium saurashtrense genomic DNA includes:
- a CDS encoding transglutaminase-like domain-containing protein, which yields MSAAARSARPRPASYFETVPLRRRILDVSALSALFLLAVLGFHHVYGGLQYLLTGVMALVLGTLIALIGARWRWGPLRIAPLVLLVHFLIGPMVAAPTRALFGILPTPGSLWELLRAPVTAWKSVLTVAPPVGAAQGVLAVVWLSTLLLVLLGTSTVLRSRLYVLAWLFPLVLMAVTIVFGTDRAVQPVVRGVVFAILSVAWLTWRFEGDRLSSAQSTIISDSVRPGSWQNPVLRRRVIGGALIMALAGGGAVAAHSLLDPPSGTIRYAARDHIAPPFDPHDYVSPLSEFRGYLKNQREEELFTITGVSSGEKIRLAGMDQWDLQVYNVASSQSKDSASGAFLRTAPGVDLREGSTQEATSTVTIGGYRGVWLPTLGTRLNRLDVEEIEPERTSAITENLYLNQQSQTAVNALGVQQGDTYQLAYEPYTEPGAEQLKTATFADIDLPENSTVDQFAQVADEWAGDSDSDVERFQSLSRQVKTDAFYSHGLEDDTASLSGHGAGRLLAMLEEVGFDEDSPDAQPLGRIGDEEQYAALTAVLARSIGMPARVVMGFEVPEGQEGTVTITGQDVTAWVEVKFDDLGWVRFEPAPDEDEDPTEIEPQQVDKPLPQVAQPPPPPAEPPNPPPGAMSEDSGEEGEDPPETTSWVVYLGFAALPVLLALLAAAGIVGAKVMRRRRRRGRDLLAERIDGGWQEILDLMADMGRAPDPLRTRSETAAMLEAESPSVGAALLASRADRAVFGPDDLPPEASEEYWTQVMAARRRMAAAVPWHRRVRAALSLRSFRRLSTDRRAERKRERARTRSRVKAARRAAAMRRRAAPRPAATTSTPSRKGRSR from the coding sequence ATGAGCGCCGCCGCACGCTCCGCGCGCCCACGCCCGGCGAGCTACTTCGAGACCGTCCCCCTGCGCCGGCGGATCCTCGACGTCAGCGCGCTCAGCGCGCTGTTCCTCCTCGCCGTGCTGGGCTTCCACCACGTCTACGGAGGGCTGCAGTACCTGCTCACCGGCGTGATGGCCCTCGTGCTCGGCACGCTGATCGCGCTGATCGGGGCGCGCTGGCGCTGGGGGCCGCTGCGCATCGCGCCGCTGGTGCTGCTGGTGCACTTCCTGATCGGACCGATGGTCGCCGCGCCCACCCGCGCGCTGTTCGGGATCCTGCCCACGCCGGGATCGCTGTGGGAGCTGCTGCGCGCGCCCGTCACCGCTTGGAAGTCGGTGCTCACGGTGGCCCCGCCGGTCGGTGCGGCGCAGGGCGTGCTGGCCGTGGTGTGGCTGAGCACCCTGCTGCTCGTGCTGCTGGGCACGAGCACGGTGCTGCGCAGCCGTCTCTACGTGCTCGCCTGGCTGTTCCCGCTGGTGCTGATGGCGGTCACGATCGTCTTCGGCACCGATCGCGCGGTCCAGCCGGTGGTGCGCGGAGTCGTCTTCGCGATCCTCTCGGTGGCCTGGCTGACCTGGCGCTTCGAGGGCGATCGGCTCTCCAGCGCCCAGTCCACGATCATCTCCGACAGCGTGCGGCCGGGCTCCTGGCAGAACCCGGTGCTGCGCCGGCGCGTGATCGGGGGAGCGCTGATCATGGCGCTGGCCGGGGGCGGTGCGGTGGCCGCGCACTCGCTGCTGGACCCGCCCTCGGGCACCATCCGGTACGCGGCCCGCGACCACATCGCCCCGCCCTTCGATCCCCACGACTACGTCTCCCCGCTCTCCGAGTTCCGCGGCTACCTCAAGAACCAGCGGGAGGAGGAGCTGTTCACCATCACCGGGGTGAGCAGCGGGGAGAAGATCCGCCTGGCGGGCATGGACCAGTGGGACCTCCAGGTGTACAACGTGGCCAGCAGCCAGTCGAAGGACAGCGCGTCCGGGGCGTTCCTGCGCACTGCTCCCGGGGTCGACCTGCGCGAGGGGAGCACGCAGGAGGCCACCTCGACGGTGACGATCGGCGGCTATCGCGGGGTGTGGCTGCCCACGCTGGGCACACGGCTGAACCGCCTCGACGTCGAGGAGATCGAGCCCGAGCGCACCAGCGCGATCACCGAGAACCTGTACCTGAACCAGCAGTCCCAGACGGCCGTCAACGCCCTCGGCGTGCAGCAGGGCGACACCTATCAGCTCGCCTACGAGCCGTACACCGAGCCCGGGGCCGAGCAGCTGAAGACGGCGACCTTCGCGGACATCGACCTGCCGGAGAACTCGACGGTGGATCAGTTCGCCCAGGTCGCGGACGAGTGGGCCGGGGACTCCGACTCGGACGTCGAACGCTTCCAGTCCCTGTCTCGCCAGGTCAAGACGGACGCGTTCTATTCGCACGGTCTCGAGGACGACACCGCCTCCCTCTCCGGGCACGGTGCCGGGCGGCTGCTCGCGATGCTCGAGGAAGTGGGCTTCGACGAGGACTCCCCGGACGCGCAGCCGCTGGGGCGCATCGGCGACGAGGAGCAGTACGCGGCGCTCACCGCGGTGCTGGCGCGTTCGATCGGGATGCCCGCACGGGTGGTGATGGGCTTCGAGGTGCCCGAGGGGCAGGAGGGCACCGTCACGATCACCGGCCAGGACGTCACCGCCTGGGTGGAGGTGAAGTTCGACGACCTCGGCTGGGTGCGCTTCGAGCCCGCACCCGACGAGGACGAGGACCCCACCGAGATCGAACCGCAGCAGGTGGACAAGCCGCTGCCGCAGGTCGCGCAGCCGCCGCCCCCGCCGGCCGAGCCGCCGAACCCGCCGCCCGGAGCGATGAGCGAGGACTCCGGGGAGGAGGGCGAGGACCCGCCGGAGACCACCTCGTGGGTGGTCTACCTGGGGTTCGCCGCGCTCCCGGTGCTGCTCGCGCTGCTGGCCGCCGCCGGGATCGTGGGCGCGAAGGTGATGCGTCGGCGCCGACGCCGCGGCCGTGACCTGCTCGCGGAGCGGATCGACGGCGGATGGCAGGAGATCCTCGACCTGATGGCGGACATGGGCCGGGCACCTGATCCCCTGCGCACCCGGTCCGAGACCGCGGCGATGCTGGAGGCGGAGAGCCCCTCGGTGGGCGCGGCACTGCTCGCCTCGAGGGCCGACAGAGCCGTGTTCGGGCCGGACGATCTGCCGCCGGAGGCCTCCGAGGAGTACTGGACGCAGGTCATGGCGGCCCGTCGCCGGATGGCCGCGGCGGTGCCGTGGCATCGTCGGGTCCGCGCGGCGCTCTCGCTGCGCTCGTTCCGGCGTCTCTCCACGGACCGGCGCGCGGAGCGGAAGCGGGAGCGTGCACGCACCCGGTCACGGGTGAAGGCCGCACGACGTGCCGCGGCGATGCGACGCCGCGCGGCGCCGCGCCCCGCGGCGACGACATCGACGCCATCGAGGAAGGGACGCTCCCGATGA
- a CDS encoding DUF58 domain-containing protein: protein MAALWRDRLHPVLDVVSPIGWAVLGATVVCWTIGLALHVTELNVIAFVLSVPLVIAALFVLGRASYRVTLDLQTHRVVVGTRAVGRVEVANPTQRPILPSRIELAVGAATAQFLVPRLGPEDEHEELFAVPTKRRAVLVVGPVRSVRDDPLSLMRRQVTWAQAQELYVHPRTVRLDEAATGFLRDLEGTPSSHLSSSDIAFHALRDYVPGDDRRHVHWRTTARTGKLMVRQFEETRRSHVVVALDTRADHYESDDEFELAVSAAASIAGQTYREEKELTAFTVEETQRTTTMRQLMDDYTVVERTRERPPFHTIGQRAADLAPNASSVMIVVGSHTTARELNAAATQLPVGVTAVAIRCVDGAEVTRSAIGGLDVVTLGSLDTLARALRAVGR, encoded by the coding sequence GTGGCCGCCCTGTGGCGGGACCGCCTCCACCCGGTCCTGGACGTGGTCTCGCCGATCGGCTGGGCCGTGCTCGGCGCCACCGTCGTCTGCTGGACGATCGGTCTCGCCCTGCACGTCACGGAGCTGAACGTGATCGCGTTCGTGCTGAGCGTGCCGCTCGTGATCGCCGCGCTGTTCGTGCTGGGACGCGCCTCCTACCGGGTCACCCTGGACCTGCAGACCCACCGCGTCGTGGTGGGCACCCGGGCCGTGGGCCGGGTCGAGGTCGCCAACCCCACCCAGCGCCCGATCCTGCCCTCGCGGATCGAGCTGGCCGTCGGTGCGGCCACCGCCCAGTTCCTGGTCCCGCGGCTCGGTCCCGAGGACGAGCACGAGGAGCTCTTCGCCGTGCCCACCAAGCGGCGCGCGGTGCTGGTGGTGGGGCCGGTGCGCTCCGTGCGCGACGACCCGCTCTCCCTGATGCGCCGCCAGGTCACCTGGGCGCAGGCCCAGGAGCTGTACGTGCACCCGCGCACGGTGCGCCTCGACGAGGCGGCCACCGGCTTCCTCCGCGATCTCGAGGGCACGCCCTCCTCCCATCTCTCTAGCTCCGACATCGCCTTCCACGCGCTGCGCGACTACGTCCCCGGGGACGACCGCCGCCACGTGCACTGGCGCACCACGGCCCGCACCGGGAAGCTCATGGTGCGTCAGTTCGAGGAGACCAGGCGCTCGCACGTGGTGGTCGCGCTGGACACCCGGGCCGACCACTACGAGAGCGATGACGAGTTCGAGCTCGCCGTCTCCGCCGCGGCGTCGATCGCCGGCCAGACCTACCGGGAGGAGAAGGAGCTGACCGCCTTCACCGTCGAGGAGACCCAGCGGACCACCACGATGCGGCAGCTGATGGACGACTACACCGTGGTCGAGCGGACCAGGGAACGGCCCCCCTTCCACACCATCGGACAGCGGGCCGCCGATCTCGCGCCGAACGCCTCCTCCGTGATGATCGTGGTGGGGTCCCACACCACCGCCCGTGAGCTCAACGCCGCCGCCACGCAGCTGCCGGTGGGCGTCACCGCCGTGGCGATCCGCTGCGTGGACGGCGCCGAGGTGACCCGCTCCGCGATCGGCGGCCTCGACGTGGTCACTCTCGGGTCGCTGGACACCCTGGCGAGGGCCCTGCGGGCGGTGGGCCGATGA
- a CDS encoding RDD family protein — MNETRYCSTCGTLLSAGAVICGECGARYQASPYQRRATDAPGAWSAPPVPRSRDLGAVPGEEEADEGIELITRESLEPKAPGATALRPGEQYDRMMVTQPPMSQNAPGAVPGAPSGGGSPAPAADAMPSLSPFAAPLDGCVPAPPAKRLIAAVIDGILATLVMVPLIVGTLLIALDSEPGALLPFILIGVGVALPVAYTVLIIWLSGAKGFTLGKLILGLRVTRGSAPGALGFLRALGRWFLYGLVPLIMALSIFIDPRRQLRGLHDRAVDSVVVDVKAGRNPLAPRPDNFERASSEHYLGSPSVAVTTHENLMAEPGAAWRDPSAEQHSAQTGGEGWGQAPPSAPSPYAPPVSRAPEPEAPAAGTGWGQAPAQDAALVQSTDSGWAPPPIEPMPAQDPRDRPRSDSPTSWGRPSAEPQGTWGPPSAEPQGTWGPPSAEPQGTWGPPSAEPQPSWEPQPPPPSQDPASSPSAAPPQEPVQSWGPPPAVPHQEAAAPVPPSAPADGAHHDAGAQPAPSPSAAPPSDITGDAWAGQDDAVDEQTRLTAPDDPLGDLEQTRISAVRPPEAPKLRLVTDDGAERIVEGAVVVGRNPSAGEGEVLFVMRDETRSVSKTHLRVDGTGDDITVTDLGSTNGSAIQREDGTRESLVPDTPTVLPEGARLSVGDRTLSVERVQ, encoded by the coding sequence ATGAACGAGACGCGATACTGCAGCACCTGCGGAACGCTCCTGAGCGCCGGGGCGGTGATCTGCGGGGAGTGCGGTGCGCGCTACCAGGCCTCTCCCTACCAGCGCCGTGCCACGGATGCTCCCGGTGCCTGGTCGGCCCCACCCGTCCCGCGCTCCCGCGACCTCGGCGCCGTGCCGGGCGAGGAGGAGGCCGACGAGGGGATCGAGCTGATCACGCGGGAGTCCCTGGAGCCGAAGGCGCCGGGCGCCACCGCGCTGCGGCCCGGGGAACAGTACGATCGGATGATGGTCACCCAGCCACCGATGTCCCAGAACGCCCCCGGTGCCGTACCGGGCGCCCCGAGCGGCGGCGGTTCGCCCGCGCCGGCGGCCGACGCGATGCCGTCGCTCTCCCCGTTCGCGGCCCCGCTGGACGGGTGCGTTCCGGCCCCGCCGGCCAAGCGCCTGATCGCCGCGGTGATCGACGGGATCCTGGCGACGCTCGTGATGGTGCCGCTGATCGTGGGAACGCTGCTCATCGCGCTCGACTCGGAGCCGGGCGCACTGCTGCCGTTCATCCTGATCGGCGTGGGCGTGGCCCTGCCCGTCGCCTACACGGTGCTGATCATCTGGTTGTCCGGGGCGAAGGGATTCACGCTCGGGAAGCTGATCCTGGGACTGCGCGTCACCCGGGGGAGCGCGCCCGGCGCGCTCGGATTCCTGCGGGCCCTGGGCCGATGGTTCCTCTACGGCCTGGTGCCGCTGATCATGGCGCTGTCGATCTTCATCGATCCCCGCAGGCAGCTGCGCGGTCTGCACGACCGCGCCGTGGACTCGGTCGTCGTGGACGTCAAGGCCGGGAGGAACCCGCTGGCCCCGCGCCCGGACAACTTCGAGCGCGCGAGCTCTGAGCACTACCTCGGCTCGCCGTCGGTGGCGGTGACCACCCACGAGAACCTCATGGCCGAGCCCGGCGCGGCGTGGCGCGACCCCTCGGCGGAGCAGCACTCGGCGCAGACCGGCGGCGAGGGCTGGGGGCAGGCGCCGCCGTCGGCCCCCAGCCCGTACGCGCCGCCCGTCTCCAGGGCGCCGGAGCCGGAGGCACCTGCCGCCGGCACCGGGTGGGGGCAGGCTCCCGCGCAGGATGCCGCTCTCGTGCAGAGCACGGACTCGGGGTGGGCCCCGCCGCCCATCGAGCCGATGCCGGCACAGGATCCCCGGGACCGGCCGCGCTCGGATTCCCCGACGTCCTGGGGCCGGCCCAGCGCGGAGCCGCAGGGGACGTGGGGTCCGCCGAGCGCTGAGCCGCAGGGGACGTGGGGTCCGCCGAGCGCTGAGCCGCAGGGGACCTGGGGCCCGCCGAGCGCTGAGCCGCAGCCCTCGTGGGAGCCGCAGCCTCCGCCTCCGAGCCAGGACCCCGCCTCGTCGCCGTCCGCCGCCCCTCCGCAGGAGCCCGTGCAGAGCTGGGGGCCGCCTCCGGCCGTCCCGCACCAGGAGGCAGCGGCACCGGTGCCCCCGTCCGCTCCGGCGGACGGTGCGCATCACGACGCGGGCGCGCAGCCCGCCCCGTCGCCGTCCGCCGCCCCTCCGAGCGACATCACCGGTGACGCCTGGGCAGGGCAGGACGACGCCGTCGACGAGCAGACCCGGCTCACCGCCCCGGACGACCCCCTGGGCGACCTCGAGCAGACCCGCATCTCCGCCGTGCGCCCGCCCGAGGCCCCGAAGCTCCGACTGGTCACCGACGACGGCGCCGAGCGCATCGTCGAGGGCGCGGTGGTGGTGGGCCGCAACCCCAGCGCCGGCGAGGGCGAGGTGCTGTTCGTGATGCGTGACGAGACCCGTTCAGTCTCCAAGACGCACCTGCGCGTGGACGGCACAGGGGACGACATCACCGTGACGGACCTGGGCTCCACCAACGGCTCCGCGATCCAGCGCGAGGACGGCACCCGCGAGAGCCTCGTGCCCGACACCCCGACCGTGCTGCCCGAGGGTGCTCGGCTCTCGGTGGGCGACCGCACCCTCTCCGTGGAGAGGGTGCAGTGA
- a CDS encoding AAA family ATPase, which translates to MTMTPEQAHWFAETFDKLVQSVGQALLGKNEVVRLVLTAMMAPGHVLLEDAPGTGKTSLARAIAATVQGSSARIQFTPDLLPSDVTGVTIYDQNTKSFEFHKGPVFANVVLADEINRASPKTQSAMLEVMEEGRVTVDGVTHEVSSPFMVIATQNPIEQAGTYRLPEAQLDRFLMKTSIGYPDHASSVQILQGSALRDRSSQLTPRISLQAVNDMTQLASTVHVDPAVLEYVSRLMEETRLAPEVRVGVSIRGALALMRTVKVWAAVNGRHYVIPDDVKHLVEPVWLHRFVLDPEAEFAGTTAQSVMSKILSEVAPPQARQQSA; encoded by the coding sequence ATGACGATGACTCCCGAACAGGCGCACTGGTTCGCCGAAACCTTCGACAAGCTGGTGCAGAGCGTCGGTCAGGCACTCCTGGGGAAGAACGAGGTGGTGCGTCTGGTCCTCACCGCGATGATGGCGCCGGGACACGTGCTCCTCGAGGACGCCCCGGGCACGGGCAAGACCTCGCTGGCCCGCGCGATCGCCGCTACCGTCCAGGGCAGCAGCGCCCGCATCCAGTTCACCCCCGACCTCCTTCCCTCCGACGTCACGGGCGTGACCATCTACGACCAGAACACCAAGTCCTTCGAGTTCCACAAGGGACCGGTGTTCGCGAACGTCGTGCTGGCCGACGAGATCAACCGTGCTTCGCCGAAGACGCAGTCGGCGATGCTCGAGGTGATGGAGGAGGGCCGCGTGACGGTGGACGGTGTCACCCACGAGGTGAGCAGCCCGTTCATGGTCATCGCCACGCAGAACCCGATCGAGCAGGCGGGCACCTATCGCCTGCCGGAGGCGCAGCTGGACCGGTTCCTCATGAAGACCTCGATCGGCTATCCGGATCACGCCTCGAGCGTCCAGATCCTCCAGGGCTCCGCACTGCGTGACCGCAGCTCCCAGCTCACGCCGCGAATCTCGCTCCAGGCCGTCAACGACATGACCCAGCTGGCCTCCACCGTGCACGTGGATCCGGCCGTGCTGGAGTACGTCTCCCGTCTCATGGAGGAGACGCGTCTCGCCCCGGAGGTGCGGGTGGGCGTCTCCATCCGTGGCGCCCTGGCGCTCATGCGCACGGTCAAGGTGTGGGCGGCGGTCAACGGCCGTCACTATGTAATCCCCGACGACGTCAAGCATCTCGTCGAGCCGGTGTGGCTGCACCGCTTCGTTCTCGACCCGGAAGCGGAGTTCGCCGGCACCACCGCCCAGAGCGTGATGTCGAAGATCCTCAGCGAGGTGGCGCCGCCCCAGGCGCGGCAGCAGTCGGCATGA